ATATTAATACCGTCCAGATCATTTTGTTGAGCAAGTGAAATCATCTGATCTACAATCGACTTTCGACGTTCAAAGGTAGACAAAGCTTCTGTTGTTAGTTCGGGATTAAAACTGTTGCTCAACAACCCCCAAACCTCCATACCCTTGCGATGTGCCCAGCTGACATAAGCAGGATCCGCTTTGCTTTCTACAGTGCCCTCATGATCGACGACACTGAACCACGTAGGGCTCACCACATTTACTCCAGGCATAGGATCAAACTTGGAAGGATCAGGCTTGCGATTATAGACGGCTTCCCAAGCGAGATTCACTGGTCTACCCTCCCAATGCTTCTCCGATATGGATAAATCGTCCTTAACCGAAGGAATCACAAGCTCTTCTCCTTCAGCGATATGGTCTGATTTAATGTATCCTGCATAGCCATTGTCTAACTGCACAAAATACCAATCACCCTGTTGGGACCAGATACGTACTTTCGTCCGCTGAGGTACATCTGTCAAAATAAAAGATAGGCTAGAGGCTTCTTTACGTAAGGCAATTCTAGCATCCTGTTGCCCATCCTTCTTTTCTACATTACCCAGCCTGACCTTCTCGCCGGCCTTCATCAAGATAACGGCACCCGTTACAGAGTCTTCGTGTATAGAAACGCCGTATACTTCACGTACAGCCTCTATCGGGATATATACCTCTCCACTGATCACCTGGGGGGCTGCGCTCAGCGCATATGTTTTACCATTCAATTCCCCTTGTGCCTTCGAAACCTTCATATAGAGCAAGCTTTGTCTCGTCGCCATAATGACGGTTTGGCTGTCATCCTCATAGCGAACCGAAGGATCAATTTGACTTTGCACCAATTTAAGCGGCATCAGCATGTTCTTGCCGGAG
The Paenibacillus peoriae DNA segment above includes these coding regions:
- a CDS encoding glycosyl hydrolase family 18 protein gives rise to the protein MARNHSRRRRKRSRFKGAASLLLFAAIICAITVVWFGNPLHEKPDWQGSVRPIFMQGKLTGYEAQSSGKNMLMPLKLVQSQIDPSVRYEDDSQTVIMATRQSLLYMKVSKAQGELNGKTYALSAAPQVISGEVYIPIEAVREVYGVSIHEDSVTGAVILMKAGEKVRLGNVEKKDGQQDARIALRKEASSLSFILTDVPQRTKVRIWSQQGDWYFVQLDNGYAGYIKSDHIAEGEELVIPSVKDDLSISEKHWEGRPVNLAWEAVYNRKPDPSKFDPMPGVNVVSPTWFSVVDHEGTVESKADPAYVSWAHRKGMEVWGLLSNSFNPELTTEALSTFERRKSIVDQMISLAQQNDLDGINIDFENVHTKDGPNVTQFLRELKPMAREHDLILSIDVTPKSQSEMWSVFLDRKALGTITDYLMVMAYDEHWAASPKAGSVASLPWTEASIKRIIREDEVPSQKVVLGIPLYTRVWSETPKEGKIKVTSKSLGMESAANIIAQFKLNPKFRASEGQNYVEYTEDGVVKKIWLEDQVSLKARVELAKSLKLGGIGVWNRSFADKDAWITLKKISE